DNA from Nocardioides yefusunii:
ACTGGAAGACCCACCGCAGCGAGACCGCAGACTCCTTCCAGCTCTCGGTGTACCGCCAGGCCTGGGCCGAACTGCATCGGGTGCCGCCCGAGAACGTCGACGTCGCGTTCCACTACGTCCGCTCCGGCCGGACGGTGCGTCCCACCAACCTCGCGACGCGGGAGGAACTCATCGCCATCCTGGACGGCACCCACGCCGACGGGGTTAGCCTCGAGGAGTGAGTCGTGAGGAGATGAGGTCGCTGCCGCACCTGGCGCTGTCGGTGCGCGCCCACAACCGGGAGGCGCTGCACCGCACCGACGAGGCGTGGCTCGACGAACGCTGGGCAGACCCGTCCACGCGGGTCCTGGTCCTGGCCGACGGCCGCACCGAACCCGGGCTGCGCTGGTACGCGCCCTCCGAACTCACCTCCGTCCTCGTCCTGGGAGAACGCACCGGCGAGCGCGTGCTGCTCGGGCACCGCGACGGCGTCACCCGGTTCGCGCTCCTGGTCGAACCACACGACGTACCGACGGGCACCGAGCACTGGGTGGGGCTGCGCGGGCTCTTCGGTCTGCTGGGCGGCGGAGACCCCGAAGCACAGGAACGGGCCAGTGACCTCGCCCCGTGGCTCTTCCACGCCGTCGGGATGGCGGAGTGGCGTCGCTCGACCCGGTTCTGCCCTCGCTGTGCCGGGCGCCTCGAACCGCGCTCCGCAGGACACGAACTGCTCTGCACCGGATGTGGACGCGCACAGTTCCCTCGCACCGACCCCGCAGTGATCATGAGCGTCGCGCACGGCGAGCCGGGCAGCGACCAGGAGGCGATCCTGCTGGGGCGTCAGGCCTCCTGGCCCGCCACGCAGTGGTCCACGCTGGCAGGTTTCGTGGAGCCCGGTGAGACGCTCGAGGACGCAGTACGCCGCGAGGTGATGGAGGAGACCGGCGTCCGTGTCGGTGAGGTCACCTACGTGGGTTCTCAGCCGTGGCCGCTCCCCGCGAGCCTGATGGTCGGCTACGAGGCCCGTGCCCTGAGCACCGAGATCCACGTCGACGAGGCAGAGATCGCCGACGCGCGCTGGTTCACCCGCGCCGAACTCGCTGCAGGGCTGCGTGAGGGCAGCATCGGGGTGCCCAGAAGTGTCTCGATCTCGTCTTCGTTGCTGACCAGGTGGTTCGGAGCGCCCCTGACGGGGAAGGATGTCCTGCAGCAGCGCGACTGAGCCGGCCGCCTGCGCCGCGTGAGCGAGGGGGAACGGTGGACAAGCACGCACGGTACGGCCCGCCAGCGGTCTTCACGATGTCGCGCACCGTGCTCGGCCTCTCCACCTGGGCAGTCGCCCTGCTCGTGCTGGTCGTGGGCGAGTGTTTGGGAGCGGGCTCGGAGGTGGTCGATCCGGGCAGCCAGGCCTCGGCCGTGGTGGCGTTCGCGTTGTGGGGCATCTCGTGTGCGGTGGCGATGCCTGATCCGGTCGCCCGGCAGTGCCTCGGGCTCCTCAACGCCGCTCTGGTCCTGGCGCTGGTCGCGGGCGGCTTCGTCCAGGACTTCCGGTTCGTGTGGTTGAGCCACACCGTGGGCATGACGCTCACCGAGGCCGTGATCGCTGCAGCCGCGCTGGTGTTGCTGGCTCCTCGTTCCTCGACCACGGGGTACCGCGCCTCCGGCCGGTCGGTACGGGTCCGTGGCGGCGGGTTCTCCGCCGAGGGGCGCGCCTTGGTGTGGACCCTGACCGGGATCACCTGTGCCGTGCTGGGGTTCAACGTGGGGCAGCAGTCCGGTCACCAGGTGTTCGGGCTGCTGGTGGGTTCGCTCGTCGTTGCGTCCTTGTTCCTGCTCGCTCTCGGCTGGCGTCTGGGACGTGCGCGCTCGGGCCAGCCCGTGGACTGCGTCGTGGAGGCGTTGGCAGGGCGTGACACGCAGGAGGCCGCCACCCCACAGGGGTGACGGCCTCGCGACGCTCTGCCTGGGGGAGTGACCTCAGAGCTCGCCGAGCTCGGTCAGCTTCGCCTTGACCTGCGCGACGCTGGGGTTGGTCTGTGCGGTGCCGTCGGAGTAGACGAGGGTCGGAACGGTCTGGTTGCCGTTGTTGACCTTCTCGACGATCTGGGCGGCCTCGGGGACCTGCTCGATGTCGACGATCTCGATGTCGGTGATGCCCTCGCGCTCCAGAGCGCTCTTGAGGCGGTGGCAGTAGCCGCACCACGGGGTCGAGTACATCGTGAACAGGGCCATCAGGGACTCCTCGGAACGGTTCGTGGGCGACACCGCGGCGGCGGCGTCCGACTTCTCCAACTCTACGCAGCCACCGTCTGTTCCCGACGTACCGTCGCGTGTGCCCGCCACGGTGGTGGCCACGGGAAGGATCGATGGACGACGTCCTCGCGCTGACACGGATCGTGCTCCGGGACCCGCTCACCCTCGTCGCCGGTGTCGGCGTGGCTCTCGTGATCGGTGCGGTCTGGCTCTGGCTGGTCCGGGGCCGGGGTTGGGGTCCTTGGCGTCGGGCAGCCGTCGTCCTCGGATCCGCGGCGCTCGGGACGGCGCTCGCGATCGTGCTGGTGCGCGAGGACGTCACGTTCGGGCGCCCCTGGTACTGCTTGGGCAACCCGGGGATCGCCCCGGGCACTGCAGAGGAGACCCTCAACCTGGTGCTCTACTCACCCGCGGCCTTCTTCGCCGTCCTGGCCACCCGTCGCCTGCTCGCGACGACCACGGTGTTCCTGGTGCTCGTCGTGGCCGTCGAGTGCCTCCAGAAGTGGATCGACGTCGGCACCTGCGAGGTCGGCGACATGTCCCGCAACGGTGTCGGGGCGCTGCTGGGCGCTCTGGCCGGCAGGGTGGTGCTGAGCGGTGCAGGGTGCATGCCGGGTGGTCGCACCGAGTCGGGGAGGGACGCGGGCCGGAGGTAGCGTGACGACGATCCGAGGAGGACCGTGCCCCCACACGTCACCACACCGCCCGTCACCGCGCAGCCCGTCACCGCACCACCCGGCGTCGCCACCGGGCGACGCACACCGCTGTTCCCGTTCCTGGTGGTGGCCTCGGCGCTCGTGCTGATGGCTGCCCAGGCCGCGGCCCCGACCCCGCTCTACCCGCTGTACGCCGAGCGGTGGGGGTTCGACGACTTCACCACCTCGCAGATCTTCACCGTCTACATCGCCTCCCAGAGCGTGATGCTCTTCCTCTTCGGATCGCTGAGCGACTTCGTGGGGCGCAAGCCGGTCTCGGTGATCGCGGTGGGGCTGGTGGTCGTGGCCGCCGTCGTGCTCGCCACCGCCGACAGCCTCGGCGACCTGCTCTGGGGCAGGACCCTGCAGGGCCTGGCCTCAGGACTCGGCTTCGGGACCTTGGGAGCCGCGCTCCTGGACCAGTCCCCGCCACACCGTCACCACGCCGTCGCGGTCATCAACTCCTCCGTCCCGCCGCTCGCCCAGGGCATCGGTGCCCTCGTCAGCGGTCTCGCGGTCGAGTTCCTGCCGCACCCGTTCTGGCTGGGGTACGCAGTGGTGGCGGTCCTCTCCGCGATCGTGCTGGTGGGTGTCTGGGTGATCCCCGAACGCTCCGAACGACGCCCGAAGAACCTGCGCGCGATGCTCCCGACGTTCCTGTGCCCTCCGTCGTCGCGGTCGCGGTTCGGGGTCGCGGCGTGGGCTCTGTGTGCGAGCTGGGCACTGCTCGGTCTCTACCTCGGCGTCGGGCCCACCATTGCCCGGGAACTCTTCGACGTCTCCTCCCCGTCGATGGCCGGGCTCCTGGTGCTGCTGGTCTCCGGGGCTGCTGCAGTGCTGGGTGCCACCACCTTCGGCGTCTCCGGGGAGCGGATGCTCCGGGTCGGCAGCGTCGCGCTGGTGGTCGGGGTGGCGCTGATGGTGGTCGCGGTGAGCACGGCCAGCTTCGCGCTCTTCTGCGTCGCCAGTGTCGTGGGCGGCGTCGGGTTCGGTGGCGGGTTCCAGGGTGGGGTGAAGGTGCTGATGGCCGTCACCGTGCCGTCGGAGCGCG
Protein-coding regions in this window:
- the nudC gene encoding NAD(+) diphosphatase codes for the protein MSREEMRSLPHLALSVRAHNREALHRTDEAWLDERWADPSTRVLVLADGRTEPGLRWYAPSELTSVLVLGERTGERVLLGHRDGVTRFALLVEPHDVPTGTEHWVGLRGLFGLLGGGDPEAQERASDLAPWLFHAVGMAEWRRSTRFCPRCAGRLEPRSAGHELLCTGCGRAQFPRTDPAVIMSVAHGEPGSDQEAILLGRQASWPATQWSTLAGFVEPGETLEDAVRREVMEETGVRVGEVTYVGSQPWPLPASLMVGYEARALSTEIHVDEAEIADARWFTRAELAAGLREGSIGVPRSVSISSSLLTRWFGAPLTGKDVLQQRD
- a CDS encoding mycoredoxin, yielding MALFTMYSTPWCGYCHRLKSALEREGITDIEIVDIEQVPEAAQIVEKVNNGNQTVPTLVYSDGTAQTNPSVAQVKAKLTELGEL
- a CDS encoding MFS transporter, whose translation is MPPHVTTPPVTAQPVTAPPGVATGRRTPLFPFLVVASALVLMAAQAAAPTPLYPLYAERWGFDDFTTSQIFTVYIASQSVMLFLFGSLSDFVGRKPVSVIAVGLVVVAAVVLATADSLGDLLWGRTLQGLASGLGFGTLGAALLDQSPPHRHHAVAVINSSVPPLAQGIGALVSGLAVEFLPHPFWLGYAVVAVLSAIVLVGVWVIPERSERRPKNLRAMLPTFLCPPSSRSRFGVAAWALCASWALLGLYLGVGPTIARELFDVSSPSMAGLLVLLVSGAAAVLGATTFGVSGERMLRVGSVALVVGVALMVVAVSTASFALFCVASVVGGVGFGGGFQGGVKVLMAVTVPSERGGTLSLLYLVAYVAFGLPTLVAGLAVPALGLGPVVDCYAALIALLAVAGLVSARTLRAGVVHS